From the genome of Canis lupus familiaris isolate Mischka breed German Shepherd chromosome 8, alternate assembly UU_Cfam_GSD_1.0, whole genome shotgun sequence, one region includes:
- the LOC106559170 gene encoding 40S ribosomal protein SA-like isoform X3 produces the protein MSGALDVLQMKEEDVLKFLAAGTHLGGTNLDFQMEQYIYKRKSDGIYIINLKRTWEKLLLAARAIVAIENPADVSVISSRNTGQRAVLKFAAATGATPIAGRFTPGTFTNQIQAAFREPRLLVVTDPRADHQPLTEASYVNLPTIALCNTDSPLCYVDIAIPCNNKGVHSVGLMWWMLAREVLLMRGTISCEHPWEVMPDLYFYRDPEEIEKEEQAAAEKAVTKEEFQGEWTAPAPEFTATQPEVADWSEGVQVPSVPIQQFPTEDWSAQPATEDWSAAPTAQATEWVGTTTECSEAALPQKEQNGNKVDGK, from the coding sequence ATGTCCGGAGCCCTTGATGTTCTGcaaatgaaggaggaggatgtCCTCAAATTCCTTGCAGCAGGAACCCACTTAGGTGGCACCAACCTTGACTTCCAAATGGAACAATACATctacaaaaggaaaagtgatgGTATCTACATCATAAATCTGAAGAGAACCTGGGAGAAGCTTCTGTTGGCAGCTCGTGCCATTGTTGCCATTGAAAACCCAGCTGATGTCAGTGTTATATCATCTAGGAATACTGGCCAGCGAGCTGTGCTGAAATTTGCTGCTGCTACTGGAGCCACTCCTATTGCTGGCCGCTTCACTCCTGGAACCTTCACTAACCAGATCCAGGCAGCCTTCCGAGAGCCAAGGCTTCTGGTAGTTACTGATCCCAGGGCTGACCACCAGCCTCTCACAGAGGCATCTTACGTTAACCTGCCTACCATTGCTCTGTGTAACACAGACTCTCCTCTGTGCTACGTGGACATTGCCATCCCTTGCAACAACAAGGGAGTTCACTCAGTGGGTCTGATGTGGTGGATGCTAGCCCGGGAAGTCCTGCTCATGCGTGGCACCATTTCCTGTGAGCACCCATGGGAAGTCATGCCTGATCTCTACTTCTATAGAGATCCTGaagagattgaaaaggaagaacaggcCGCTGCTGAAAAGGCTGTAACTAAGGAGGAATTTCAGGGTGAATGGACGGCTCCAGCTCCTGAGTTCACTGCTACTCAGCCTGAAGTTGCAGACTGGTCTGAAGGCGTGCAGGTGCCCTCTGTGCCTATTCAGCAGTTCCCTACTGAAGACTGGAGTGCTCAGCCAGCCACTGAAGATTGGTCTGCAGCTCCCACTGCTCAGGCCACTGAATGGGTAGGAACAACCACTGAGTGCTCTGAAGCTGCTCTTCCACAGaaggaacagaatggaaataaGGTTGACGGAAAAtaa